A single genomic interval of Mucilaginibacter robiniae harbors:
- a CDS encoding LacI family DNA-binding transcriptional regulator, with the protein MTKKKISIKDIAKLTNTSITTVSFVLNGKGRTSKDVAKLILDTAHENGYEPNRMAVGLRTGVSKVIGLLVENIGGPFFGEVAKVIEEEAEKLGYSIIYCSTNNSLQKGRNIIKMLSHQAVDGYIITPLKGLEKDIQNIIANGKPVVLIDGYFPKLDIPHVLVDNATSVYNAIDYLIKAGYRKIGFVTADLDLVQLHDRMNGYKEALIDHGIKVDNKLIFKLPFDQPKATSVMAMKGFLKQYKQMDAVFFSANYLGTMGLECIKELDLSIPQDIAVVSFDDTEVFSLYPPGITAVQQPVHEIAKSAIDILMAQLSDKNLDMSDTKLHIPAKLIERSSTTPKNT; encoded by the coding sequence ATGACAAAAAAGAAAATATCCATAAAAGATATTGCAAAACTCACCAATACTTCCATTACAACGGTATCATTTGTATTAAATGGAAAAGGACGTACCAGTAAAGATGTTGCTAAACTGATATTAGATACTGCCCATGAAAATGGGTATGAGCCTAACCGTATGGCTGTTGGCCTGCGTACCGGAGTATCTAAAGTTATAGGTTTGTTGGTTGAAAATATTGGTGGTCCGTTTTTTGGCGAAGTAGCTAAGGTAATTGAAGAAGAAGCTGAAAAGTTAGGTTACAGTATTATTTATTGCAGTACCAACAATAGCCTTCAAAAGGGAAGAAATATCATAAAGATGCTTTCGCATCAGGCGGTAGATGGTTATATTATAACACCTTTGAAAGGGTTAGAAAAGGATATCCAAAACATTATAGCTAATGGTAAGCCTGTAGTTTTAATTGATGGCTATTTCCCCAAATTAGATATTCCACATGTGTTGGTTGATAACGCTACCAGCGTCTATAATGCTATTGACTATCTAATTAAAGCAGGTTACCGTAAAATAGGTTTTGTAACGGCCGATCTGGATCTGGTACAGTTGCATGATCGCATGAATGGTTATAAAGAAGCTTTAATCGATCATGGTATTAAAGTAGATAACAAACTTATTTTTAAACTACCGTTTGATCAGCCTAAGGCCACATCAGTAATGGCCATGAAAGGGTTTTTGAAACAGTATAAACAGATGGATGCTGTTTTTTTCTCTGCCAATTATTTAGGTACCATGGGTTTGGAGTGTATTAAAGAACTTGACTTGAGCATACCACAAGACATAGCCGTTGTAAGTTTTGATGATACAGAGGTGTTTAGTTTGTACCCACCGGGCATAACAGCCGTTCAGCAGCCCGTTCATGAAATAGCCAAGTCAGCTATTGATATCTTAATGGCCCAGCTTAGTGACAAAAATTTAGATATGTCAGATACCAAGCTCCATATTCCTGCAAAACTGATAGAACGTAGTTCTACCACACCTAAAAATACTTGA
- a CDS encoding basic secretory protein-like protein yields MKKVIFLSLVLSLVYRSGNAQTTEVFKKKGYTLTVINQDATFSPELKAKLISTFWKVYPELEKEYNSKTSKKVTFVIDTAYRGVAATDNGRVAFSAKYMSTHPQDIDVVTHEVMHIVQDYGETTGPGWLTEGIADYARYKFGVNNEGAKWALPAYKAGQSYENSYRITARFLAWIEAKIKPGAVKAFDKQMRNHTFTDNTWKEVTGKTLNELWADYTANPAL; encoded by the coding sequence ATGAAAAAAGTAATTTTTCTAAGCTTAGTATTGTCGTTAGTTTACCGTTCAGGTAATGCACAAACTACAGAAGTGTTTAAAAAAAAGGGGTACACCTTAACTGTTATTAACCAAGATGCTACCTTTAGTCCCGAACTGAAAGCGAAGTTAATTAGTACCTTTTGGAAAGTATATCCAGAACTGGAAAAAGAGTACAATTCAAAAACTTCTAAAAAGGTAACCTTCGTAATTGACACCGCTTACCGCGGAGTAGCTGCAACGGATAACGGTAGAGTTGCTTTTAGTGCGAAGTATATGAGCACTCATCCGCAAGATATTGATGTAGTAACGCATGAAGTTATGCACATTGTACAAGATTACGGTGAAACTACCGGGCCAGGCTGGCTTACTGAAGGTATTGCCGATTATGCACGTTACAAATTTGGTGTAAATAATGAAGGTGCTAAATGGGCTTTGCCAGCCTACAAAGCCGGTCAAAGCTATGAAAATAGCTATCGTATTACCGCCCGTTTTTTAGCATGGATAGAAGCTAAAATAAAACCAGGTGCTGTAAAAGCATTCGATAAACAAATGCGTAATCATACCTTTACCGATAATACCTGGAAAGAGGTAACCGGGAAAACTTTAAACGAACTTTGGGCAGATTACACAGCTAATCCTGCTCTGTAA
- a CDS encoding GH92 family glycosyl hydrolase, which yields MKLRTLLLLTTLCTGAYAQQPKATANLVDYVNPLMGSQSRPDLSNGNTYPAIALPWGMNTWTPQTGTMGNGWQYTYDADKIRGFKQTHQPSPWMNDYGQFAIMPVTGHLRFDQDARASWFSHKAETSKPYYYKVYLADADVTTEITPTERAAQFRFTFPKSDSSFVVVDAFNKGSYIKILPAERKIIGYSTRYSRGKMSNFKNYFVIYLDKPFTLAKAWHGKTLAQDSLELTNDHSGAIIGFKTQKGEQVHLKVASSLISFEQAELNLKRELGADNFDATCQKAKTVWNKTLGRLVVEGGSLDQTRTFYSCLYRALFFPNKLYELDAQNKIVHYSPYNGKVMPGYMFAGTGFWDTFRALYPFLNLMYPSINKEMQEGLINDYKEGGWLPEWSSPGYADIMVGNNSASIVAEAYLKGLRGYDINKLYEALVHDANNEGPISAVGRYGVKYYNELGYVPYDVKIDENAARTLEYAYDDFAIYQLGKALGKPKAEVELYRKRSQNYRNLFDPQTGLMRGKNKNGSFETPFNPFKWGDAFTEGNSWHYSWSVFHDIQGLVNLMGGKKQFTSKLDSVFSLPPIFDDSYYGGVIHEIREMQIAGMGQYAHGNQPIQHMIYLYNYAGEPWKTQYWAREAMNRLYKATPDGYCGDEDNGQTSAWYLFSAMGFYPVCPASDQYVLGAPLFKKVTLNLENGKKVIISAPQNSEINRYISVLKYNGKPYDFNWLSHQALMQGATIEADMSAQPNKNRGVQDKDFPFSLSPATK from the coding sequence ATGAAACTACGTACTCTTCTATTATTAACAACCCTGTGTACGGGGGCCTATGCACAGCAACCCAAAGCAACGGCAAATCTGGTTGATTATGTAAACCCCTTAATGGGGTCACAATCTCGTCCAGACCTATCAAACGGTAATACTTATCCGGCTATTGCATTGCCTTGGGGAATGAACACCTGGACGCCGCAAACCGGTACCATGGGCAATGGTTGGCAATACACTTATGATGCCGACAAAATTAGAGGCTTTAAGCAAACCCATCAGCCCAGCCCTTGGATGAATGATTACGGTCAGTTTGCCATTATGCCGGTTACTGGTCATTTGCGCTTTGACCAGGATGCACGTGCCAGCTGGTTTTCACACAAGGCTGAAACCAGTAAACCTTATTACTATAAAGTTTACCTGGCCGATGCTGATGTAACCACCGAAATTACACCTACTGAAAGGGCTGCACAGTTCCGGTTTACTTTCCCAAAGTCAGATAGCTCCTTCGTGGTGGTTGATGCTTTTAACAAAGGCTCATACATCAAGATATTGCCTGCTGAGCGGAAAATTATAGGTTACAGCACCCGCTACAGCCGGGGTAAAATGAGCAACTTCAAAAATTACTTTGTCATCTATCTGGATAAGCCGTTTACTTTAGCTAAAGCATGGCATGGCAAAACGCTGGCCCAAGATTCACTGGAGTTAACCAACGATCATAGCGGCGCAATCATTGGTTTTAAAACACAAAAAGGTGAACAGGTACACTTAAAGGTAGCTTCTTCATTAATTAGTTTTGAACAAGCTGAACTTAACTTAAAACGAGAATTAGGTGCCGATAATTTTGATGCAACCTGCCAAAAAGCTAAAACAGTATGGAATAAAACTTTAGGTCGCTTGGTAGTTGAGGGAGGAAGCCTTGACCAAACCCGAACTTTCTATTCTTGCTTGTACCGTGCTTTGTTCTTCCCGAACAAGTTATATGAACTAGATGCTCAAAACAAAATAGTGCATTATAGCCCCTACAACGGTAAAGTTATGCCCGGCTATATGTTTGCTGGTACGGGCTTTTGGGATACCTTCCGGGCATTATATCCATTCCTGAACTTAATGTATCCTTCCATCAACAAAGAAATGCAGGAAGGATTGATTAATGACTACAAAGAAGGTGGCTGGTTGCCCGAATGGTCAAGCCCGGGTTATGCTGACATCATGGTCGGCAACAATTCAGCTTCTATCGTAGCCGAAGCCTACCTGAAAGGGCTACGGGGTTATGACATTAACAAGTTGTATGAAGCTTTAGTGCATGATGCTAACAATGAAGGTCCTATTTCAGCTGTAGGTCGTTATGGGGTAAAGTACTACAATGAGTTAGGTTATGTACCTTATGATGTAAAAATTGACGAAAATGCTGCCCGTACGCTGGAGTATGCTTATGATGATTTTGCTATATATCAATTAGGCAAAGCCTTAGGCAAGCCGAAAGCAGAGGTTGAGTTATACCGGAAACGTAGTCAAAACTATCGTAACTTATTTGATCCGCAAACGGGCTTAATGCGCGGTAAAAATAAAAATGGCTCTTTTGAAACGCCTTTCAATCCGTTTAAATGGGGTGATGCCTTTACTGAAGGAAACAGCTGGCATTACAGCTGGAGTGTGTTCCACGATATTCAGGGCTTGGTTAACCTGATGGGAGGTAAAAAGCAATTTACCAGTAAATTAGATTCTGTATTTAGTTTGCCACCTATTTTTGATGATAGCTACTATGGCGGTGTAATTCATGAAATACGTGAAATGCAGATAGCCGGTATGGGGCAATATGCACACGGTAACCAGCCTATACAGCACATGATTTACCTGTACAATTATGCAGGCGAACCCTGGAAAACACAATATTGGGCACGTGAAGCAATGAACCGCTTATATAAAGCTACACCGGATGGCTACTGCGGTGATGAAGATAATGGGCAAACATCAGCTTGGTACTTGTTTTCGGCAATGGGTTTCTATCCTGTTTGCCCGGCTAGTGATCAATATGTTTTAGGCGCACCTTTGTTCAAAAAAGTAACTTTAAATCTTGAAAATGGCAAAAAGGTAATTATTTCCGCGCCACAAAACAGCGAAATTAACCGCTATATATCAGTTTTAAAGTACAATGGCAAACCTTATGATTTCAATTGGCTAAGCCATCAAGCACTAATGCAAGGTGCAACTATTGAAGCCGACATGTCTGCTCAGCCTAACAAAAACCGCGGTGTTCAGGATAAAGATTTTCCATTCTCTTTATCACCAGCAACTAAATAA
- a CDS encoding GH92 family glycosyl hydrolase, whose protein sequence is MNGANAMKQVFTALFILSGLTALGQQTRTTEKLVPYVKPIIGTQRMGHTYPGATVPFGMVQLSPETDTVGYELNGKYNPDVYKYCAGYQYDDHTIVGFSHTHFSGTGHSDLGDFLIMPTVGTLKLNPGKADQPHSGYRSAFSHQREVSEANYYKVKLDDYNIEAELTTSTRVGFHQYTFPKSDQAHIILDMTSGIYNYPDKNVWTYLHVINDTLVTGYRQTNGWAKNRVLYFALKFSKPFMMHGFRNESKREVYRGFWGKFNQSKNFPEIAGPQIKAWFDFNTTEGEQIKVKMALSPVSMDGALRNMQAEVPGWNFNQVKAAGQQQWESELHKVVIQSGSREQKENFYTAMYHALINPTTYMDVDGQYKGLDQNVHQADHFTNYTTFSLWDTYRALHPLFNIVDPLRNTDMIKSMLLHYEQSPEHMLPVWSNSGNENWCMSGYHSVAVIADAVVKGNANFDVNEALEACVNTARHRDYEGIGLYMDKGYVPDEKSGVSVSNTLEYAFDDWAIAQMAQKLGRTDIYNEFIKRSENYKNVYDPNVGFMRPKLSDGTFRKSFDPLTTINQGFIEGNSWNYTLFVPQDPASLIKLMGGNQRVIRYLDSLFTMHLPDKFFAETEDITRDGIIGNYVHGNEPSHHVAYLYNWTNQPWKTQERVRMILPKMYKPTPDGLGGNDDTGQMSAWYIFSSLGFYPVAPGSEQYALGSPAVNGATIQLPAGKTLTITTKNQGPKNVYVQKVLLNGQPLNRLYITHSEIMQGGKLTFYMSGKHN, encoded by the coding sequence ATGAATGGAGCTAACGCCATGAAGCAAGTATTTACAGCACTTTTTATATTATCAGGGTTAACTGCTTTGGGGCAGCAAACCCGTACAACCGAAAAATTAGTTCCGTATGTAAAACCCATCATAGGTACCCAGCGCATGGGGCATACCTACCCGGGAGCAACCGTGCCTTTTGGTATGGTGCAGCTTAGCCCAGAAACCGATACCGTAGGGTATGAGCTTAACGGCAAGTATAATCCGGATGTATATAAATACTGTGCCGGTTATCAGTATGACGATCATACTATTGTGGGTTTTAGCCACACACACTTCAGTGGTACGGGGCATTCTGATTTGGGCGACTTTTTAATCATGCCGACAGTTGGTACCCTAAAGCTAAATCCTGGTAAGGCTGACCAGCCGCACAGCGGTTATCGTTCTGCTTTTTCACACCAACGCGAAGTTAGTGAAGCTAACTATTATAAAGTAAAGCTGGATGATTACAATATTGAGGCAGAATTAACTACCAGTACCCGCGTAGGCTTTCACCAGTACACCTTCCCCAAGTCCGACCAGGCACATATCATTCTGGATATGACGTCGGGTATCTACAACTATCCAGATAAAAATGTGTGGACGTATCTGCATGTTATTAATGATACTTTGGTAACCGGCTATCGGCAAACCAACGGCTGGGCTAAAAACCGTGTATTGTACTTTGCTTTGAAGTTTTCTAAACCATTTATGATGCATGGTTTCCGTAATGAATCTAAACGCGAAGTCTATCGCGGCTTTTGGGGTAAGTTTAACCAGAGCAAAAACTTCCCTGAAATAGCAGGCCCACAAATAAAAGCTTGGTTTGATTTTAACACTACCGAAGGTGAGCAGATTAAAGTGAAAATGGCTTTATCACCGGTGAGTATGGATGGCGCCTTACGCAACATGCAGGCCGAAGTACCAGGCTGGAATTTTAATCAAGTTAAAGCTGCCGGTCAGCAACAGTGGGAGAGTGAACTGCACAAAGTAGTTATTCAATCAGGTAGCCGCGAACAGAAAGAGAACTTTTATACCGCAATGTACCATGCCCTGATTAATCCTACCACCTATATGGATGTTGATGGGCAGTACAAAGGGTTAGATCAGAATGTTCATCAAGCTGATCATTTTACTAACTATACTACTTTTTCATTGTGGGATACATATCGGGCGCTACATCCACTGTTTAATATAGTTGATCCGTTGCGAAATACGGACATGATTAAATCCATGCTGCTGCACTATGAGCAAAGCCCTGAGCATATGCTACCAGTGTGGTCGAATTCTGGAAACGAGAACTGGTGTATGTCAGGTTACCACAGTGTGGCTGTAATTGCTGATGCCGTAGTAAAAGGTAATGCTAATTTTGATGTAAACGAAGCCTTAGAAGCTTGTGTAAATACCGCCCGTCATCGTGATTATGAAGGTATTGGTCTGTATATGGATAAAGGTTATGTGCCTGATGAAAAAAGTGGTGTTTCAGTATCTAATACTTTAGAATACGCATTTGATGATTGGGCTATAGCGCAAATGGCTCAGAAACTTGGGCGTACAGATATTTATAATGAATTCATCAAACGTTCAGAAAACTACAAGAACGTGTATGACCCTAATGTTGGTTTCATGCGGCCTAAGCTGTCAGACGGTACCTTCCGAAAAAGCTTTGACCCGCTTACTACCATAAACCAAGGCTTTATTGAAGGCAATTCATGGAATTATACTTTATTTGTTCCGCAAGATCCGGCATCATTAATAAAGTTAATGGGCGGCAATCAACGTGTTATTCGCTATCTGGATTCTTTATTTACGATGCACCTGCCTGATAAGTTCTTCGCCGAAACTGAAGATATTACACGTGATGGTATCATCGGTAACTATGTGCATGGTAACGAACCTTCGCACCATGTGGCTTATTTATACAACTGGACCAATCAGCCCTGGAAAACACAGGAGCGCGTTCGCATGATTTTACCTAAAATGTACAAGCCAACCCCTGATGGTTTAGGTGGAAATGATGACACCGGACAGATGAGTGCCTGGTATATTTTCAGCTCATTAGGTTTTTACCCGGTAGCACCTGGTAGTGAACAATACGCCTTGGGCAGTCCGGCAGTAAACGGTGCTACCATTCAGTTACCTGCCGGTAAAACGTTAACTATAACAACCAAAAATCAAGGACCTAAAAACGTGTATGTGCAAAAAGTGTTGCTTAATGGGCAGCCACTTAATCGGTTGTACATTACACACAGTGAAATTATGCAAGGTGGTAAGCTAACTTTTTATATGAGCGGTAAGCATAATTAA
- a CDS encoding SusC/RagA family TonB-linked outer membrane protein produces the protein MNKILQKCLWGLGLITASASAQTIQVTGRVVAKDDGSPLPGVSVVVRGTTTGVITNGTGTYTINVPAKSSLLSFSFIGYIRKDTTAAANVNLNVSLVPDSRQLQEVTVTTALGIKRKAKELGYATQTISAKDLTLSKPTNLATGLSGKIAGLQITQANNQIDAGDQIRVVLRGNRSFVGNNQALLVVDGVTVALSYLNSLNPNDVESINTLKGANAAALYGSEASNGVILVTTKRGQSDGGGAFTYTNTTMLNQLSYFPKLQSQFGGGTGQDAFGFPQYTPYENQNYGDRFDGSLRSIGRTLPDGSIQMVPYANLPNEKKKFFNTGLDEQNDLTYSGGDKSGSVFINIQHLNSKGTTPGDKANRTSARINGTRMYKNLTANYSFDYTQRNYDKSYAQVYNTVINTPAEIPLTSYKDLTSLYGDPNNYFNDYYSSPYFDLANNRQKERKDALLGNLSLNFKATDWLDLFVRGGLSTSTIVGKYTRGAFTYSDFAKASGKSIAVNDIQSSTSDYDQFNSRYNGDFLATFHKQLSTDFNLKVIAGAQLTDQAQQNIGVGAGTLVIPNLFNVSNVSGIPSASESTSRYRTVGVFGDVTLGYKDYLFLHATGRKDKDSRLGKGNRSFFYPSVDASFVFTDAIKALKDNPILSSGKIRASISKVYTVQLIPYQLQSTFSTGSGFPYGSVAGFSVGNTVYDPNLKPEKTVAKEIGLDLGFLHNRITLEASAYTELTSDQEIYSGVNISNATGFTSAVINTGAGRTRGIELALNASPVISLRNGFRWNIGVNYSYNENKAISVYQGLDQLSIGNNNYIVVGRGYPQLLGNDYVKDPQGHVVVNAVTGLPTVNNTLVDFGQVNPKHILGMTTSFSFKNFTLAGTAELRAGAVVYNGFASTLDFSGISYTSAETGRERFIYPNSVIQTSPGVYVKNTNVTTNTGGGGFWADGIRDNVMSNYVTSADFIKIRELSLGYDVPTRYLKPFKFVKKANIALIGRNLFMFRPKSNIYTDPEINANTDNAQGVNNLNQTPPTRLYGFTASIGF, from the coding sequence ATGAATAAAATTTTACAAAAGTGTTTATGGGGTTTGGGGCTTATAACGGCAAGTGCAAGTGCTCAAACAATTCAGGTTACTGGTAGGGTAGTTGCCAAAGATGACGGCTCACCTTTGCCTGGTGTTTCGGTAGTAGTTAGAGGCACAACTACCGGTGTAATTACAAATGGAACCGGTACCTATACTATCAATGTGCCCGCTAAAAGCAGCCTATTATCTTTCAGTTTTATAGGATATATAAGGAAAGATACAACTGCTGCAGCAAATGTGAACTTAAATGTGTCTTTGGTTCCTGATAGCCGACAATTACAGGAAGTTACGGTAACTACAGCATTAGGTATTAAACGTAAAGCCAAGGAGCTGGGCTATGCAACTCAAACTATTTCAGCTAAAGATTTAACTTTAAGTAAGCCAACCAACCTGGCTACAGGTTTAAGCGGTAAAATAGCTGGTTTGCAAATTACCCAGGCTAACAACCAGATTGATGCCGGTGACCAAATACGTGTAGTATTACGTGGTAACCGATCATTCGTAGGTAATAACCAAGCATTATTGGTTGTAGATGGAGTAACGGTAGCCTTAAGCTATTTGAATTCTTTAAACCCGAATGATGTAGAAAGTATCAATACGCTGAAAGGTGCAAACGCGGCTGCTTTATATGGTTCAGAAGCATCTAACGGTGTAATTCTCGTAACTACTAAAAGAGGACAGAGTGACGGTGGGGGGGCATTTACCTATACCAACACTACTATGCTAAACCAACTGTCGTATTTTCCTAAGTTACAATCACAGTTTGGTGGTGGTACAGGCCAAGATGCCTTTGGATTCCCGCAATATACCCCATATGAGAACCAAAACTATGGTGATCGTTTTGATGGCAGCCTGCGCTCTATAGGTCGTACTTTGCCTGATGGTAGTATCCAGATGGTGCCTTACGCAAATTTGCCAAATGAAAAAAAGAAGTTTTTCAATACTGGTCTGGATGAACAAAATGATTTAACTTACTCAGGTGGTGATAAAAGTGGTTCAGTATTTATTAATATACAGCACTTAAATAGTAAAGGTACTACTCCTGGTGATAAGGCAAACAGGACATCTGCTCGTATTAATGGTACCCGGATGTACAAAAATTTGACAGCCAACTACTCTTTTGATTATACACAAAGAAACTACGATAAATCATATGCGCAGGTTTACAATACAGTAATTAATACGCCAGCTGAAATTCCTTTAACCAGCTATAAAGATTTAACCTCATTATATGGCGATCCGAATAACTACTTCAACGATTACTACTCAAGTCCATACTTTGATTTAGCAAATAACCGCCAAAAAGAACGTAAAGATGCTTTACTAGGTAATTTGTCATTAAATTTCAAAGCTACTGATTGGTTAGACTTATTTGTTCGCGGTGGTCTGAGTACCAGTACCATTGTGGGTAAATATACTCGTGGTGCATTTACTTATTCTGATTTCGCTAAAGCTAGTGGTAAATCTATTGCGGTGAACGATATTCAATCATCAACCAGTGATTATGATCAATTTAACAGTCGTTATAATGGAGACTTCCTGGCAACCTTTCACAAACAACTGTCAACTGACTTTAATTTGAAAGTTATTGCCGGTGCACAGTTAACCGATCAGGCACAGCAAAACATCGGTGTAGGTGCTGGTACATTGGTTATTCCTAACTTATTTAACGTAAGTAACGTATCTGGTATTCCATCAGCCAGTGAAAGTACCAGTCGTTATAGAACAGTGGGGGTTTTTGGTGATGTAACTTTAGGTTATAAAGATTACTTGTTTTTACATGCTACTGGCCGTAAGGATAAAGATTCACGTTTAGGTAAAGGTAATCGCTCATTCTTCTATCCATCTGTTGATGCATCATTTGTATTTACGGATGCCATTAAAGCCTTAAAAGATAACCCGATTTTATCATCTGGTAAAATACGTGCGAGTATATCGAAAGTGTACACTGTACAGTTAATTCCTTATCAATTGCAATCTACGTTTAGTACAGGTTCAGGTTTCCCTTATGGCAGTGTGGCTGGCTTTAGTGTAGGCAATACTGTTTATGACCCAAATTTGAAGCCTGAAAAAACTGTTGCAAAAGAAATAGGTTTGGATTTAGGATTCTTGCATAATCGTATTACTTTAGAAGCCTCAGCTTATACTGAGCTGACATCTGATCAAGAGATATATTCAGGTGTTAATATATCAAATGCAACCGGTTTTACCAGTGCTGTTATTAATACAGGTGCGGGCAGAACCCGAGGTATTGAACTTGCCTTAAATGCATCACCTGTTATTTCTTTGCGTAATGGTTTCCGCTGGAACATCGGTGTTAACTACTCTTACAACGAGAACAAAGCTATTTCTGTGTACCAGGGCTTAGATCAATTAAGCATTGGCAATAACAACTACATTGTAGTAGGTCGTGGTTATCCGCAATTATTGGGTAATGATTATGTGAAAGATCCACAAGGTCATGTGGTAGTAAATGCTGTAACCGGTTTGCCGACAGTTAACAATACCTTGGTTGATTTTGGACAAGTTAACCCAAAACATATTTTGGGTATGACTACCAGCTTTAGCTTCAAGAATTTTACACTGGCTGGTACTGCTGAACTTAGAGCAGGTGCTGTGGTGTACAATGGATTTGCCAGCACCCTAGACTTTTCTGGCATTAGCTATACTTCTGCTGAAACTGGCCGCGAGCGTTTTATTTATCCCAATTCAGTTATTCAAACATCCCCTGGTGTATACGTGAAAAATACTAATGTAACTACCAACACAGGCGGGGGCGGTTTTTGGGCTGATGGTATTCGTGATAACGTAATGTCAAACTATGTAACCAGTGCAGATTTTATTAAGATCAGAGAGCTGTCGTTAGGATATGATGTACCTACCCGATATTTGAAACCTTTCAAGTTTGTTAAAAAAGCGAATATTGCTTTAATCGGTAGAAATTTGTTTATGTTCCGACCTAAATCTAACATCTACACTGACCCTGAAATTAATGCTAACACAGACAATGCACAGGGTGTTAATAACTTGAACC